One Acidobacteriota bacterium genomic window carries:
- a CDS encoding C25 family cysteine peptidase translates to MLLSPVAQAQAPTTYTCSPTCTVDSSCTTGNFTLTYKGVTNGANGQKTFTYTIRKNCNSGSSCKDLSHFVIGMCSSFTTANYVSSSLPNANWSYDTIGTDPTTGLYGIKFNIGSGGLPGLNTLTFSFTLKPSATVPAITNSIQTWKTKAGSGTGSINSGSICGPDCDFSGGNCTPGSISTTNHFKLKFVGATPGANGQVTFEYQVMWDGAGQALKLLVIGMCEDITSANLVSTYTSTSGWTCNGSGSPCIGLDSTYTGLYGIRFYRGNTSGSLPANTWVTLKFTLKPTANVPGIGTTVQTWKNRDWSFTDRTGTICGPECLTAPTAVKLKKSSATAYADGTIGIEWKTAQEVRNLGFNVYREEHGQMAKLNPELIAGSALLTGEARLGAGGSYVFFDKGASAAARYWIEDIDLDKGSSWRGPIYLQKSEEAVPNRVQTVMLSQLTQSQSLVDSSAPLDFSAKNLALNEARLEAKGAENLQLSAASQNAIKIAIRKTGWYRIRLQDLVFAGLSAGADWSKLQLFTNNREQAMEVKTNADGSLTPDSAIEFFALAPDSVETNTRTYWLVVDKKGARVNQLRSPGSSTAATNFTATVERRDRFVYFSALLNGDAENFFGSVVTAGGTNQSLSLPNLDASFTGNVTLEISLQGVTQMAHRVAVQLNGNALGEVQLIATEKGIGRFTVPHTLLLNGTNTVRLTSLNGSADLNLVDYLRLSYQHTFTADNDQLRLTAQAGESLNLAGFTNRNIRVFDITNPAEPQELLGTISAKDGGFSVSLAVPAKGGQRSLLALTDNQALTAAALTANRPSTWKSSNHSADLVIVTPGEFVAALEPLKQARQAQGYQVAVVDIEDVYDEFNYGNKSVAALKDFLGYARSNWKVAPRYVLLVGDASYDRKNYLGFGNYDLIPSKSVNATFIEGASDGWFGDFNEDGVPELAIGRLPVRSATDTSQMVGKILGYANSTASDRVMLISGRTDGYNFENASASLKTVLPADVKVNEVRRNEVDTATAKAEIKAALDSGVKVMNYWGHGSLSFVQDNVLTSDDATTLTNEHLPVMVMMTCLTGYFHDALLETLAESWMKAPRGAIAVWASSGMTVPTGQVEAVQEFYKQLFTFKGIALGDAALRAKAATTDSDIRATWNLFGDPTLKLR, encoded by the coding sequence TTGTTACTGTCACCTGTCGCTCAAGCGCAAGCGCCTACCACCTACACTTGCTCACCGACCTGCACAGTCGATAGCTCATGCACGACCGGAAACTTCACGCTCACTTATAAAGGCGTGACCAACGGCGCTAATGGACAGAAAACTTTTACCTACACAATCAGAAAAAATTGTAATAGCGGCTCCAGTTGTAAAGACCTCAGCCATTTTGTTATCGGAATGTGTAGCAGTTTTACAACCGCTAATTATGTCAGCTCAAGTTTACCGAATGCCAACTGGTCATACGACACCATTGGCACAGACCCTACTACCGGTCTCTATGGAATTAAATTTAATATTGGAAGTGGCGGACTGCCGGGACTAAACACCCTGACTTTCAGTTTCACCCTAAAGCCCTCAGCAACGGTTCCAGCCATCACCAATTCAATCCAAACCTGGAAAACCAAAGCCGGGTCAGGAACAGGCAGCATTAACTCAGGCTCTATCTGCGGGCCCGATTGTGACTTCAGCGGCGGCAATTGCACCCCCGGCAGCATCAGCACCACCAACCACTTCAAACTCAAATTTGTTGGGGCAACCCCAGGCGCGAATGGGCAGGTTACATTTGAGTATCAAGTGATGTGGGATGGAGCCGGACAAGCATTAAAGCTGCTTGTCATTGGCATGTGTGAAGACATCACTTCCGCAAATCTGGTTTCAACTTATACATCGACATCAGGATGGACTTGCAATGGCTCAGGCTCTCCCTGCATCGGTCTCGATAGCACCTATACAGGGCTTTACGGAATTCGGTTTTATCGCGGTAACACCAGCGGCAGTCTTCCGGCAAATACCTGGGTAACGCTGAAATTCACCTTAAAACCGACTGCGAATGTTCCGGGAATCGGCACCACAGTACAGACCTGGAAAAATCGTGACTGGAGTTTTACAGACCGCACCGGAACGATCTGTGGTCCCGAATGTTTGACCGCGCCGACGGCAGTGAAGTTGAAAAAGAGCAGCGCCACCGCCTACGCCGACGGCACCATCGGCATCGAGTGGAAAACCGCTCAGGAAGTCCGCAACCTCGGCTTCAACGTCTACCGCGAAGAACACGGGCAGATGGCGAAACTCAACCCCGAACTGATTGCCGGGTCGGCGCTGTTGACCGGCGAGGCGCGTTTGGGGGCGGGCGGCAGTTATGTCTTCTTTGACAAGGGAGCCAGCGCCGCAGCGCGTTACTGGATTGAGGACATCGACCTCGATAAAGGCTCGTCGTGGCGCGGGCCGATTTACCTGCAAAAGAGCGAGGAGGCGGTGCCCAATCGAGTGCAGACCGTGATGCTTTCGCAACTCACCCAATCCCAATCCCTCGTCGATTCTTCCGCTCCCCTCGATTTTAGTGCTAAAAATTTAGCACTGAATGAAGCACGCCTTGAGGCTAAAGGAGCAGAAAATTTACAACTCAGTGCGGCATCACAAAATGCCATCAAGATAGCGATTCGCAAAACCGGCTGGTATCGCATTCGTCTGCAAGACCTGGTTTTTGCGGGTTTGAGCGCGGGGGCTGACTGGTCAAAATTACAGCTCTTTACAAATAACCGAGAGCAGGCGATGGAGGTGAAGACCAATGCAGATGGCAGCCTCACCCCCGATTCCGCCATCGAATTCTTCGCCCTCGCTCCCGATTCTGTCGAAACCAATACCCGCACCTACTGGCTCGTCGTCGATAAAAAAGGCGCTCGCGTCAACCAACTCCGTTCCCCCGGTTCCTCAACCGCTGCCACCAACTTCACCGCAACCGTCGAACGCCGTGACCGCTTCGTCTACTTCTCGGCGCTCTTGAACGGCGATGCCGAAAACTTCTTCGGTTCGGTGGTCACCGCTGGCGGCACAAATCAATCCCTGTCGCTGCCCAACCTCGACGCCTCCTTCACTGGCAATGTCACTCTGGAAATCTCCCTGCAAGGCGTCACCCAGATGGCGCATCGCGTCGCCGTTCAACTCAACGGCAATGCCCTTGGCGAAGTCCAACTCATCGCCACCGAAAAAGGCATCGGGCGGTTCACCGTGCCTCACACCCTGCTGCTCAACGGCACCAACACCGTGCGCCTGACCTCGCTCAACGGCAGCGCCGACCTCAACCTCGTCGATTACCTGCGTCTCAGCTATCAACACACCTTCACCGCCGATAACGACCAACTGCGCCTCACCGCCCAAGCCGGGGAATCGCTCAATCTCGCGGGCTTCACCAATCGTAATATCCGCGTCTTTGACATCACCAATCCGGCTGAACCCCAGGAACTCTTGGGCACCATCTCTGCCAAAGATGGCGGTTTCAGCGTCAGCCTCGCCGTCCCCGCCAAAGGTGGGCAACGCAGCTTGTTGGCACTGACCGATAACCAAGCCCTGACGGCAGCCGCCTTGACTGCCAATCGCCCGTCGACCTGGAAGAGCAGCAACCACAGCGCCGACCTGGTCATTGTCACCCCCGGCGAGTTCGTCGCAGCGCTGGAACCCTTGAAACAGGCACGTCAGGCGCAAGGCTACCAAGTCGCGGTCGTCGACATTGAGGATGTCTACGATGAGTTCAACTATGGCAATAAATCGGTGGCTGCCCTCAAGGATTTTCTCGGCTATGCCAGAAGCAATTGGAAAGTGGCACCGCGTTATGTGCTGTTGGTGGGCGATGCCTCCTATGACCGCAAAAATTATCTGGGTTTTGGCAACTATGATTTGATTCCCAGCAAGAGCGTCAATGCGACATTTATCGAAGGAGCGTCGGATGGCTGGTTTGGCGATTTCAACGAGGATGGCGTTCCCGAACTCGCCATCGGTCGCCTCCCGGTTCGCTCCGCCACCGATACTTCTCAGATGGTCGGCAAGATTTTAGGCTACGCAAATAGCACCGCCAGTGACCGGGTGATGTTGATTAGCGGGAGAACCGATGGTTATAACTTTGAGAATGCCAGCGCGAGTTTGAAAACGGTTTTGCCAGCCGATGTCAAAGTCAATGAGGTTCGTCGCAACGAAGTTGATACGGCAACCGCAAAAGCTGAAATCAAAGCAGCGTTGGATAGCGGAGTGAAAGTAATGAATTACTGGGGACACGGCTCATTGAGCTTTGTGCAAGATAATGTCCTAACCAGTGACGACGCCACCACCTTGACCAACGAACATCTGCCGGTGATGGTGATGATGACCTGTTTAACCGGTTACTTCCACGATGCGCTTTTGGAAACCCTGGCAGAAAGCTGGATGAAAGCGCCGCGTGGAGCCATCGCGGTGTGGGCGTCATCGGGGATGACAGTGCCCACCGGACAGGTCGAAGCGGTGCAGGAATTCTATAAACAGTTGTTCACTTTCAAGGGCATCGCGCTGGGCGATGCCGCACTCAGAGCCAAAGCCGCCACCACCGATTCCGACATTCGCGCCACCTGGAATCTCTTCGGTGACCCCACTTTGAAATTGCGCTGA
- a CDS encoding ATP-binding protein: MRNFLDKMKLLALLVVTGLLVVIGILNLRDRLSSPPIPTDGVEWVDTANGVKAKAVRSYSHISVKPGDYVRAIFYQGKYESIDSAETIALYLDKQGVGSEARYVIERNDPTLQGIFQLDQPYFDIDFTVISEPQQLELGLYLAFIGIVYLAVGLFVLFKQSRAALTYHFFAWFLASFVAYFYQSTREGTALDNLVYTLDGVALALLAPLFLHFCIKFPSEKSGMLGKLPVKMVLYLPAAVLVAFNLFYIYKPNVFPSGRLVQAREAINWVEILHYPLFFLLGSVLLIRTFMRAEKVLLKQQLKWIVWSLGLAIVPFIGFFGIPFLLNWEITPLMSLLGCGLLILIPLSFGYSIVRYRLMDVDVIMRRSFVHVMATVVIGALYMLVLLGVSDFVKFVWPTADLYSWRARAIIVAGMLLVTTLFAPIKNKLQYWADRWFYGESYNLRASLQEFGRTLARTTALHQLLDSLVRRLSSMLSVRKIAIFIEDEASPSGFRLAHASEVDANVALPTDIKNIIRLRSIGRGFISANDLVKEENWVFDNLLSTNIGALVDKRLNGKADISIADSQRKLTDELYYFVPCVVRDRMVAILGVGRTTTGALLTSEDTDLLRALSGYVAVAIDNSLLYRSEIEKAEQLARLKEFSENIVESVNVGILVVDVDGRVTTWNSGLEEITGVSRDRALQSNIDEVLDKDLIETIHNAVGRAGWDLRETRYIYKYNATTEDGRPLTLNISIAPFEAARGVVTGTLIVLENITDRVQLEQQLLQNDKLSSIGLLAAGVAHEVNTPLTGISSYAQMLLQQIPESDPKYKLLEKIHRQTQRASGIVNNLLNFSRTGDTQFREVEINKVLDDTLQLLEHQLRNSQVEILRNFGSDLIPAYGNAAKLQQVFMNLILNARDAMPDGGRLMIHTRMVDTSLVIDFRDTGMGIAPENIARIYDPFFTTKDVGQGTGLGLALTYGIIQEHSGRIFVESRLGEGSHFTIKLPSIYSRQVQAASD, translated from the coding sequence ATGAGAAACTTTTTAGACAAGATGAAGCTGTTAGCCTTGCTGGTGGTAACCGGGCTGCTTGTCGTTATCGGGATTCTCAATCTGCGTGACCGCCTCTCTTCGCCGCCGATTCCTACGGATGGGGTCGAATGGGTTGATACCGCTAACGGCGTGAAGGCGAAAGCCGTCCGGTCTTATTCGCACATCTCGGTCAAGCCCGGCGATTATGTCCGCGCCATTTTCTATCAAGGCAAATATGAATCGATTGATAGTGCCGAAACCATAGCGCTCTATCTTGATAAACAGGGCGTCGGTAGCGAAGCGCGTTACGTCATCGAACGCAACGACCCAACCCTACAGGGTATTTTTCAACTTGACCAACCCTATTTCGATATTGATTTCACCGTCATCTCTGAGCCGCAGCAACTCGAACTTGGTCTCTATCTCGCATTCATCGGTATTGTTTATTTGGCGGTCGGTCTTTTCGTGTTATTCAAACAGAGCCGTGCCGCGCTCACCTACCATTTCTTCGCCTGGTTCTTAGCGTCGTTTGTTGCCTATTTTTATCAATCAACCAGAGAAGGCACTGCACTCGACAATCTGGTTTATACCCTGGATGGCGTCGCGCTGGCGTTACTTGCGCCATTGTTCCTGCATTTCTGCATTAAATTTCCCTCGGAAAAATCGGGAATGCTTGGCAAACTTCCGGTAAAAATGGTGCTCTATTTACCGGCGGCTGTCCTGGTTGCCTTTAATCTCTTCTACATTTATAAACCGAATGTTTTTCCGAGCGGTCGCCTGGTACAGGCGCGTGAAGCGATTAACTGGGTCGAGATTCTCCATTATCCGCTGTTTTTCCTGCTTGGCAGCGTGCTGCTGATTCGCACTTTTATGCGCGCCGAAAAGGTTTTACTCAAACAGCAACTCAAATGGATTGTCTGGAGTCTGGGGCTTGCCATCGTGCCGTTCATCGGCTTCTTCGGAATACCCTTCCTGCTGAATTGGGAAATTACGCCGCTCATGAGTTTGCTCGGCTGCGGGTTGCTGATTTTGATTCCGCTGTCATTCGGCTACTCGATTGTGCGCTATCGGTTGATGGACGTGGATGTGATTATGCGGCGCAGTTTCGTCCACGTGATGGCAACTGTAGTTATCGGCGCGCTTTATATGCTGGTGCTTTTGGGCGTCAGCGATTTTGTTAAATTCGTCTGGCCGACCGCAGATTTATATTCGTGGCGGGCGCGCGCCATCATTGTTGCCGGAATGCTTCTGGTAACCACGCTGTTTGCGCCGATTAAAAATAAATTGCAATACTGGGCAGACCGTTGGTTTTACGGCGAAAGTTACAATTTGCGCGCCAGTTTGCAGGAATTTGGCAGAACCCTTGCCCGCACGACGGCGCTCCATCAACTGCTCGATTCATTGGTGCGACGGCTCTCTTCGATGTTATCGGTTCGCAAAATCGCCATCTTTATCGAAGATGAAGCGTCACCGTCAGGTTTTCGCCTCGCCCACGCTTCCGAAGTAGATGCCAATGTCGCCTTGCCTACGGATATTAAGAATATCATTCGTTTGCGTTCAATTGGGCGCGGTTTCATTTCAGCGAATGACCTGGTGAAAGAGGAGAACTGGGTATTCGATAACTTGCTGAGCACCAACATCGGTGCGCTTGTTGACAAGCGTCTCAATGGGAAAGCCGACATCAGTATTGCCGATTCGCAGCGCAAATTGACCGATGAGCTTTATTACTTTGTCCCGTGTGTGGTGCGCGACCGTATGGTTGCCATTTTAGGCGTCGGCAGAACCACGACCGGCGCGTTGCTGACGAGCGAAGACACAGATTTACTGCGCGCCTTGTCGGGTTATGTTGCAGTGGCGATTGATAACAGTTTGCTCTATCGTTCGGAAATTGAAAAAGCCGAACAACTGGCGCGGCTCAAAGAATTTTCTGAAAACATTGTTGAAAGTGTGAATGTCGGCATTCTGGTGGTCGATGTGGATGGTCGGGTCACTACCTGGAACAGCGGTCTTGAAGAGATAACCGGCGTTTCGCGTGACCGCGCGTTGCAAAGCAACATTGATGAAGTTCTGGATAAAGATTTAATTGAAACGATTCATAATGCCGTCGGTCGCGCAGGCTGGGATTTGCGCGAAACCCGTTATATCTATAAATACAACGCCACCACCGAAGACGGTCGCCCGTTGACCTTGAACATCTCGATTGCGCCATTTGAAGCGGCGCGCGGCGTGGTAACCGGTACGCTCATCGTCCTCGAAAACATTACTGACCGCGTACAACTTGAACAACAACTGTTGCAAAACGATAAACTCTCTTCAATCGGCTTGCTTGCCGCGGGCGTCGCGCACGAAGTCAACACTCCGCTTACCGGCATCTCTTCTTATGCACAGATGCTGTTGCAGCAAATTCCGGAAAGCGACCCGAAATATAAATTACTGGAAAAAATTCACCGGCAAACGCAACGCGCCTCCGGCATTGTCAATAACCTGCTCAATTTTTCGCGCACCGGTGATACGCAATTTCGCGAAGTTGAAATCAACAAAGTTCTCGATGACACCTTGCAGTTACTGGAACATCAATTGCGCAACAGCCAGGTTGAAATCCTGCGCAATTTCGGAAGCGACCTGATTCCGGCTTATGGCAATGCCGCCAAATTACAACAGGTTTTCATGAACCTGATACTCAATGCGCGCGATGCCATGCCCGATGGTGGGCGATTGATGATTCACACGCGCATGGTTGATACGTCGCTGGTTATTGATTTTCGGGATACGGGGATGGGCATTGCGCCCGAAAATATCGCGCGAATCTACGACCCGTTCTTTACCACCAAAGATGTGGGACAGGGAACCGGACTGGGACTGGCGCTTACTTACGGCATCATCCAGGAACATAGCGGACGCATTTTTGTTGAAAGTCGTTTAGGTGAAGGTTCGCATTTCACGATTAAACTTCCCTCTATTTATTCTCGCCAGGTGCAAGCTGCAAGCGATTAG
- a CDS encoding carboxypeptidase-like regulatory domain-containing protein, whose protein sequence is MKLALKVWTLVAIGIFFYTNVSDAQASAAVGSIRGVIKDAQGSPLVGASVMVMSETEQAKAKIVKQVSTDKEGLFLAANILPGRYRIKALAAGFAPFVFAADVLPRKVIVFDSILMRRTGTLAEQTSLNANSTAATRRARGSIFHLEEVKPKVVEDDSVVLTPRSTELHGYVNAFNQTATREESSFGSMVGANFALSQQLTERTDMVMHGQVAHGDGAMQRFEVLTTTNASDKHRLSLALGYARFTFSRQNAIPKVGQFSLSARDTWQVAGPVLVVYGLEFARFTEGANATSVLPRLGVAVDAGARTRVFAGLEPGASVDEQSSINLESGEIVFSQPKTVAFSKHNRPLTDSSYRLQVGAEHILNDKSSVEMMAFFDTVSGHGVGLLAIPVDGIENADATITTAEQKGRARGLRVVYNRKLSRVIDSSFGYAFGEGQQMDARGITTPSQIFSNATFQVFSARVNANFLKTGTRVSTILRIAPQQAIFGIDPFQGQIATFDPNISISLSQALPNFGILPGHWELMADLRNLLDQQASITDDNQQLIASRYGRLVRVGVSMRF, encoded by the coding sequence ATGAAATTAGCTTTGAAGGTATGGACGCTAGTTGCTATAGGAATATTTTTCTATACCAACGTGTCTGATGCGCAGGCATCGGCTGCCGTCGGCTCGATTCGTGGCGTAATCAAAGACGCCCAAGGCTCACCGCTTGTCGGTGCGTCTGTGATGGTGATGAGCGAAACTGAGCAGGCAAAAGCGAAAATCGTGAAGCAGGTGAGCACGGATAAGGAAGGGCTTTTCCTGGCGGCAAATATCCTTCCCGGGCGCTATCGCATCAAGGCGCTTGCCGCAGGATTTGCACCCTTCGTTTTTGCGGCGGATGTATTGCCACGCAAAGTCATCGTCTTCGATTCGATTTTAATGCGCCGCACCGGAACGCTTGCCGAACAGACGAGTTTAAATGCCAACTCGACAGCCGCTACGCGGCGCGCTCGCGGTTCGATTTTCCACCTCGAAGAAGTGAAACCGAAAGTTGTTGAAGATGATTCGGTCGTTCTCACGCCGCGTTCGACGGAATTGCATGGCTACGTGAATGCCTTCAATCAAACCGCCACTCGCGAAGAATCCAGTTTCGGTTCGATGGTCGGCGCAAACTTCGCTCTGTCGCAACAACTCACAGAGCGCACAGATATGGTGATGCACGGTCAGGTCGCGCATGGTGACGGCGCGATGCAGCGCTTTGAGGTGCTCACGACTACCAACGCCAGCGATAAACATCGACTCAGCCTGGCGCTCGGCTATGCGCGATTTACCTTCTCGCGCCAAAACGCCATTCCCAAAGTCGGACAATTTTCGCTTTCGGCAAGAGATACCTGGCAAGTCGCAGGTCCGGTGCTGGTGGTTTATGGGTTGGAATTCGCCAGATTCACCGAAGGCGCAAATGCCACAAGCGTGTTGCCGCGTCTGGGCGTTGCGGTTGATGCCGGGGCGCGCACCAGGGTTTTTGCGGGACTCGAACCCGGCGCATCGGTTGATGAGCAATCAAGTATCAATCTGGAATCGGGCGAAATTGTCTTTTCTCAGCCCAAAACTGTAGCGTTTTCCAAGCATAATCGCCCGCTCACCGATAGCAGTTATCGTTTGCAGGTTGGCGCCGAACATATTCTGAATGATAAATCATCGGTTGAGATGATGGCATTTTTCGATACGGTCTCCGGTCATGGCGTGGGACTGTTGGCGATTCCGGTTGATGGTATTGAAAATGCCGACGCTACGATTACCACCGCCGAACAGAAAGGTCGAGCGCGTGGGCTTCGAGTGGTCTATAACCGGAAACTCAGTCGGGTAATAGACAGTTCATTCGGTTACGCATTTGGTGAAGGTCAGCAAATGGATGCGCGTGGCATCACTACCCCTTCTCAGATTTTTTCAAACGCGACATTTCAAGTTTTTTCAGCCCGCGTCAATGCCAATTTCTTAAAGACCGGGACTCGCGTTTCCACGATTTTACGCATCGCTCCGCAACAGGCGATTTTCGGTATCGACCCGTTTCAGGGGCAAATCGCCACCTTTGACCCGAACATCAGTATTTCGCTTTCGCAGGCTTTGCCCAATTTCGGGATTCTGCCGGGGCATTGGGAACTGATGGCGGACTTGCGTAACTTGCTTGATCAACAGGCATCCATTACTGATGACAATCAACAGTTGATTGCCAGTCGCTATGGACGATTGGTGCGTGTCGGGGTGTCGATGAGATTTTAA
- a CDS encoding C25 family cysteine peptidase gives MFPQTFAPNSVELPSNRKPFSKFIVRVFQIGFVITLLLGVFISASLTVQAQSCTPGSSSTAGNFTLTFVSVTSGTGGQKTFTYTLTQNCSGGPDCKALSHIVVGMCDELTTANNYVSSSTPNSGWHFDGIGLDPTTNLYGIKFNLDNGALPPQTTLTFSFTLKPSPPTINSISTALMTWSTKAGSDPISSGTICGPDCSTAPTAVKLKKSSATAYADGTIGIEWKTAQEVRNLGFNVYREEHGQMAKLNPELIAGSALLTGEARLGAGGSYVFFDKGASAAARYWIEDIDLDKGSSWRGPIYLQKSEEAVPNRVQTVMLSQLTQSQSLVDSSAPLDFSAKNLALNEARLEAKGAENLQLSAASQNAIKIAIRKTGWYRIRLQDLVFAGLSAGADWSKLQLFTNNREQAMEVKTNADGSLTPDSAIEFFALAPDSVETNTRTYWLVVDKKGARVNQLRSPGSSTAATNFTATVERRDRFVYFSALLNGDAENFFGSVVTAGGTNQSLSLPNLDASFTGNVTLEISLQGVTQMAHRVAVQLNGNALGEVQLIATEKGIGRFTVPHTLLLNGTNTVRLTSLNGSADLNLVDYLRLSYQHTFTADNDQLRLTAQAGESLNLAGFTNRNIRVFDITNPAEPQELLGTISAKDGGFSVSLAVPAKGGQRSLLALTDNQALTAAALTANRPSTWKSSNHSADLVIVTPGEFVAALEPLKQARQAQGYQVAVVDIEDVYDEFNYGNKSVAALKDFLGYARSNWKVAPRYVLLVGDASYDRKNYLGFGNYDLIPSKSVNATFIEGASDGWFGDFNEDGVPELAIGRLPVRSATDTSQMVGKILGYANSTASDRVMLISGRTDGYNFENASASLKTVLPADVKVNEVRRNEVDTATAKAEIKAALDSGVKVMNYWGHGSLSFVQDNVLTSDDATTLTNEHLPVMVMMTCLTGYFHDALLETLAESWMKAPRGAIAVWASSGMTVPTGQVEAVQEFYKQLFTFKGIALGDAALRAKAATTDSDIRATWNLFGDPTLKLR, from the coding sequence ATGTTCCCCCAAACATTTGCCCCAAACTCAGTTGAATTGCCTTCAAATCGTAAGCCGTTCAGCAAATTTATCGTAAGAGTATTTCAAATCGGTTTTGTAATCACTCTACTATTAGGCGTTTTTATTTCTGCGTCGCTAACCGTCCAAGCGCAGAGTTGTACGCCAGGCAGTTCAAGTACAGCCGGAAATTTTACCCTGACGTTTGTCAGCGTAACGAGCGGCACCGGCGGACAAAAAACTTTTACCTATACACTCACACAGAATTGTAGCGGAGGCCCGGATTGTAAGGCGTTGAGTCACATCGTTGTCGGAATGTGCGATGAACTGACAACCGCTAATAATTATGTCAGCTCATCCACACCTAATTCCGGTTGGCATTTCGACGGAATCGGATTGGATCCAACCACAAACCTGTATGGGATTAAATTCAACCTTGATAACGGTGCGCTTCCACCACAAACAACTTTAACTTTCAGTTTCACACTGAAGCCATCTCCACCAACAATTAATTCGATTTCGACCGCTTTGATGACCTGGAGTACAAAAGCCGGCAGCGACCCAATTAGCAGTGGGACGATTTGCGGGCCGGATTGCTCGACCGCGCCGACGGCAGTGAAGCTGAAAAAGAGCAGCGCCACCGCCTACGCCGACGGCACCATCGGCATCGAGTGGAAAACCGCTCAGGAAGTCCGCAACCTCGGCTTCAACGTCTACCGCGAAGAACACGGGCAGATGGCGAAACTCAACCCCGAACTGATTGCCGGGTCGGCGCTGTTGACCGGCGAGGCGCGTTTGGGGGCGGGCGGCAGTTATGTCTTCTTTGACAAGGGAGCCAGCGCCGCAGCGCGTTACTGGATTGAGGACATCGACCTCGATAAAGGCTCGTCGTGGCGCGGGCCGATTTACCTGCAAAAGAGCGAGGAGGCGGTGCCCAATCGAGTGCAGACCGTGATGCTTTCGCAACTCACCCAATCCCAATCCCTCGTCGATTCTTCCGCTCCCCTCGATTTTAGTGCTAAAAATTTAGCACTGAATGAAGCACGCCTTGAGGCTAAAGGAGCAGAAAATTTACAACTCAGTGCGGCATCACAAAATGCCATCAAGATAGCGATTCGCAAAACCGGCTGGTATCGCATTCGTCTGCAAGACCTGGTTTTTGCGGGTTTGAGCGCGGGGGCTGACTGGTCAAAATTACAGCTCTTTACAAATAACCGAGAGCAGGCGATGGAGGTGAAGACCAATGCAGATGGCAGCCTCACCCCCGATTCCGCCATCGAATTCTTCGCCCTCGCTCCCGATTCTGTCGAAACCAATACCCGCACCTACTGGCTCGTCGTCGATAAAAAAGGCGCTCGCGTCAACCAACTCCGTTCCCCCGGTTCCTCAACCGCTGCCACCAACTTCACCGCAACCGTCGAACGCCGTGACCGCTTCGTCTACTTCTCGGCGCTCTTGAACGGCGATGCCGAAAACTTCTTCGGTTCGGTGGTCACCGCTGGCGGCACAAATCAATCCCTGTCGCTGCCCAACCTCGACGCCTCCTTCACTGGCAATGTCACTCTGGAAATCTCCCTGCAAGGCGTCACCCAGATGGCGCATCGCGTCGCCGTTCAACTCAACGGCAATGCCCTTGGCGAAGTCCAACTCATCGCCACCGAAAAAGGCATCGGGCGGTTCACCGTGCCTCACACCCTGCTGCTCAACGGCACCAACACCGTGCGCCTGACCTCGCTCAACGGCAGCGCCGACCTCAACCTCGTCGATTACCTGCGTCTCAGCTATCAACACACCTTCACCGCCGATAACGACCAACTGCGCCTCACCGCCCAAGCCGGGGAATCGCTCAATCTCGCGGGCTTCACCAATCGTAATATCCGCGTCTTTGACATCACCAATCCGGCTGAACCCCAGGAACTCTTGGGCACCATCTCTGCCAAAGATGGCGGTTTCAGCGTCAGCCTCGCCGTCCCCGCCAAAGGTGGGCAACGCAGCTTGTTGGCACTGACCGATAACCAAGCCCTGACGGCAGCCGCCTTGACTGCCAATCGCCCGTCGACCTGGAAGAGCAGCAACCACAGCGCCGACCTGGTCATTGTCACCCCCGGCGAGTTCGTCGCAGCGCTGGAACCCTTGAAACAGGCACGTCAGGCGCAAGGCTACCAAGTCGCGGTCGTCGACATTGAGGATGTCTACGATGAGTTCAACTATGGCAATAAATCGGTGGCTGCCCTCAAGGATTTTCTCGGCTATGCCAGAAGCAATTGGAAAGTGGCACCGCGTTATGTGCTGTTGGTGGGCGATGCCTCCTATGACCGCAAAAATTATCTGGGTTTTGGCAACTATGATTTGATTCCCAGCAAGAGCGTCAATGCGACATTTATCGAAGGAGCGTCGGATGGCTGGTTTGGCGATTTCAACGAGGATGGCGTTCCCGAACTCGCCATCGGTCGCCTCCCGGTTCGCTCCGCCACCGATACTTCTCAGATGGTCGGCAAGATTTTAGGCTACGCAAATAGCACCGCCAGTGACCGGGTGATGTTGATTAGCGGGAGAACCGATGGTTATAACTTTGAGAATGCCAGCGCGAGTTTGAAAACGGTTTTGCCAGCCGATGTCAAAGTCAATGAGGTTCGTCGCAACGAAGTTGATACGGCAACCGCAAAAGCTGAAATCAAAGCAGCGTTGGATAGCGGAGTGAAAGTAATGAATTACTGGGGACACGGCTCATTGAGCTTTGTGCAAGATAATGTCCTAACCAGTGACGACGCCACCACCTTGACCAACGAACATCTGCCGGTGATGGTGATGATGACCTGTTTAACCGGTTACTTCCACGATGCGCTTTTGGAAACCCTGGCAGAAAGCTGGATGAAAGCGCCGCGTGGAGCCATCGCGGTGTGGGCGTCATCGGGGATGACAGTGCCCACCGGACAGGTCGAAGCGGTGCAGGAATTCTATAAACAGTTGTTCACTTTCAAGGGCATCGCGCTGGGCGATGCCGCACTCAGAGCCAAAGCCGCCACCACCGATTCCGACATTCGCGCCACCTGGAATCTCTTCGGTGACCCCACTTTGAAATTGCGCTAA